A window of Proteus columbae contains these coding sequences:
- a CDS encoding nucleotidyl transferase AbiEii/AbiGii toxin family protein: MIKLKNQFLEVSDALALGNPAIPEKDYWVVALLAQLATLNFDTHQMVFSGGTALAKSHVRIFRMSEDVDIKLIPTDVFNSFSRDKRKALLKEIEDILTLQSSHFSIEEKIVRDEYRYTLSNLVKPLFTSNHQTRVNRNHSSTPSRTS; encoded by the coding sequence ATGATAAAATTAAAAAATCAATTTTTAGAGGTTTCCGATGCTTTAGCGCTCGGAAACCCTGCTATCCCTGAAAAAGATTACTGGGTAGTTGCTTTACTTGCTCAATTAGCGACACTTAATTTTGATACACACCAAATGGTCTTTTCTGGCGGAACTGCACTGGCTAAGTCCCATGTAAGAATATTCAGAATGTCAGAAGATGTTGACATCAAACTCATTCCAACAGATGTATTTAACTCATTTTCTCGAGATAAACGTAAAGCCTTATTAAAAGAAATCGAAGATATTCTTACCCTTCAATCAAGCCATTTTTCTATTGAAGAAAAAATAGTTCGTGATGAATACCGCTATACCCTCAGCAATTTAGTCAAGCCCCTGTTTACGTCCAATCATCAAACTAGAGTTAATCGAAACCATTCCTCTACTCCAAGTAGAACATCGTAG
- the hybG gene encoding hydrogenase maturation factor HybG, giving the protein MCLGIPGQVVEVGKTITENAMVDVCGVKREVNIALVCEGEPHTMIGKWVLVHVGFAMSIVNEEEAKETLDALMAMGEVEDDVSAFLYGEEGAPKKLS; this is encoded by the coding sequence ATGTGTCTTGGTATTCCAGGTCAGGTTGTTGAAGTCGGAAAAACAATCACTGAAAATGCAATGGTCGATGTTTGTGGCGTTAAACGAGAAGTGAATATTGCGTTAGTCTGTGAGGGTGAGCCTCATACGATGATTGGCAAATGGGTACTGGTGCATGTTGGTTTCGCTATGAGTATCGTCAATGAAGAAGAAGCAAAAGAGACGCTAGATGCTCTGATGGCAATGGGAGAAGTTGAAGATGATGTCTCTGCTTTTCTTTATGGTGAAGAGGGTGCACCTAAAAAATTGAGTTAG
- a CDS encoding nucleotidyl transferase AbiEii/AbiGii toxin family protein translates to MIKLELIETIPLLQVEHRSIQSLVAQLYRQSQEVGKFACVTVQSILVEKVISMLRRTMLVKRDPKRKDDPTLVRHIYDIYCINIDQQLDYKALIPLFRIVLQEDVKRFGKQHLDFVIVPIQELQLGLTELESNPLYYQRFIDFVTPMVFTTETPNFDTCFASFKSIAQSLMINN, encoded by the coding sequence ATCATCAAACTAGAGTTAATCGAAACCATTCCTCTACTCCAAGTAGAACATCGTAGTATTCAATCGCTAGTTGCACAGTTGTATCGCCAATCTCAAGAAGTCGGTAAATTTGCCTGTGTCACAGTACAATCTATATTAGTTGAAAAAGTCATTTCTATGCTACGACGCACCATGCTAGTTAAGCGAGATCCTAAGCGTAAAGATGATCCTACATTAGTACGCCATATCTACGATATATACTGTATTAATATAGACCAACAGCTTGATTATAAAGCTCTGATACCTCTTTTTCGTATTGTATTACAAGAAGATGTGAAACGTTTTGGTAAGCAACATTTAGACTTTGTTATTGTTCCAATTCAAGAATTACAACTAGGTTTGACAGAGTTAGAATCTAATCCATTATATTATCAAAGGTTTATAGATTTCGTTACTCCAATGGTATTTACTACTGAAACCCCTAATTTCGATACCTGTTTTGCCTCATTTAAGAGTATTGCTCAGTCATTAATGATAAATAACTAA
- the sugE gene encoding quaternary ammonium compound efflux SMR transporter SugE, giving the protein MSWIILFIAGLLEIVWAVGLKYTHGFTRLTPSIITISAMVVSMGMLSYAMKGLPAGTAYAIWTGIGAVGTAIFGILVFGESANIYRLLSLAMIILGIIGLKLAS; this is encoded by the coding sequence ATGTCTTGGATCATTCTTTTTATCGCGGGTTTATTAGAAATCGTTTGGGCTGTCGGTCTTAAATACACACACGGTTTTACGCGCTTAACACCTAGTATAATTACCATTAGCGCCATGGTTGTGAGCATGGGCATGTTATCTTATGCCATGAAAGGCTTACCTGCGGGTACGGCCTATGCGATTTGGACAGGTATAGGGGCTGTTGGTACTGCGATTTTTGGTATTTTAGTTTTTGGTGAGTCTGCCAATATTTATCGTTTATTGAGTTTAGCGATGATAATTTTGGGTATTATTGGTCTGAAATTGGCGAGTTAA